A genome region from Anastrepha ludens isolate Willacy chromosome 3, idAnaLude1.1, whole genome shotgun sequence includes the following:
- the LOC128858334 gene encoding ubiquitin carboxyl-terminal hydrolase Usp2 isoform X2 has product MIQLHPVDMDSALTESEVTAAASSTGTGTTTTDDARNETTTNITLDRPRSRYSRLYSADEDSTITKNNRKSNSTNDKNYNDTDVVTSKPHRSSYRERAAAAKQQSNALTSSSSATSVLSHSSSSGDVPTATFTLRSSRTPRTSTISVQAAVEDGDALINGDIGSKSKMKSNTNDIENSLKELKLSTSGSGSGLYKDSSSGSITTITLPLQSKTLGTSYSSGHLSALSTSNSGSDLKRNHSANNLDVTDNCASTIELKPNNAVAGGAEVCASSTLKTADAPITAKKIRSTALRSIPPPPPSPTASRYWDRDSRTTTSSALSSSPSSTTNYIDDVSKSKSSDENSEGLCGLRNIGNTCFMNSVIQCLSHTSELTKFLRTYNGSRSASSKDQQILQEFAKLIREMWTSNVHSVTPMDLKRAFSTKHRMYSDYNQQDAQEFLRFFLDSLHSALNSGVKGEHLKIDDNLSDNKKADLTWEWYSRHENSLVRDLFVGQLKSTLRCTTCGNTSVTFDPFWDLSVSLPSSSRCKLESCLDLFIREEVLDGDEMPTCAKCRQRRRCTKSFTIQRFPKYLVIHLKRFSETRWSKLSNIVEFPTGERELNMASYGSNPNTNIYYSLYAISNHMGSTAGGHYVALCKHPVSRKWHEFNDNIVSDTLSENNLVSSSAYILFYERA; this is encoded by the exons ATGATACAATTACATCCAGTCGATATGGA CTCAGCGCTTACTGAGTCTGAGGTTACCGCCGCAGCCTCATCGACCGGCACTGGAACCACAACGACCGATGACGCGCGTAACGAGACAACGACAAACATTACATTAGACCGACCACGCAGCCGCTACAGTCGTTTGTACAGCGCTGACGAAGATTCCACCATcaccaaaaacaacaggaaaagTAACAGCACCAACGATAAAAACTACAATGACACAGATGTCGTTACGTCCAAACCCCACAGGTCTAGTTACCGCGAACGTGCTGCGGCGGCCAAACAGCAATCAAACGCACTTACGTCCTCCTCATCGGCAACATCTGTGTTAAGTcatagcagcagcagcggtgATGTGCCAACAGCAACATTTACTTTGCGCAGCAGTCGTACACCCCGAACGTCCACAATCTCTGTGCAGGCGGCTGTGGAGGATGGCGATGCACTCATAAATGGCGATATTGGCagtaaaagcaaaatgaaaagtaATACCAATGACATTGAAAACAGCTTGAAGGAGTTAAAATTGTCCACCTCTGGCAGTGGCAGCGGCCTGTATAAGGATAGCAGTAGTGGTAGTATTACTACAATCACTCTGCCTCTGCAGTCGAAAACTCTTGGCACCAGCTATAGCAGCGGTCATCTCAGCGCATTGTCTACCTCAAATAGTGGCAGCGATCTGAAGCGCAATCATAGCGCCAACAATTTGGATGTGACCGACAATTGTGCCTCAACAATCGAACTAAAGCCGAATAATGCAGTTGCTGGCGGCGCTGAGGTGTGTGCCAGTTCAACGCTGAAAACGGCGGACGCGCCCATCACGGCGAAGAAG ATTCGCAGCACAGCCCTCAGGAGTATACCTCCACCGCCACCGTCGCCTACAGCATCACGTTATTGGGACCGTGATAGTCGCACAACAACATCATCTGCGCTCTCCTCGTCCCCATCGTCGACGACCAATTACATAGACGATGTGAGCAAGTCGAAGTCGAGCGATGAAAATAGCGAAG GTTTGTGCGGGCTGAGAAATATCGGAAATACTTGTTTTATGAACTCTGTCATTCAGTGCCTGAGTCACACAAGCGAATTAACGAAATTCTTGCGAACATATAATGGCTCACGTTCCGCAAGTTCGAAGGATCAACAAATCTTGCAAG AGTTTGCTAAACTGATACGCGAGATGTGGACCAGCAATGTGCATAGTGTCACGCCAATGGACCTGAAGCGCGCATTTTCCACCAAACATCGCATGTACAGTGACTATAACCAGCAGGATGCACAGGAGTTTCTGCGTTTCTTTCTTGATTCCCTGCATAGCGCGCTCAATTCGGGTGTGAAAGGCGAACATTTGAAAATCGACGATAACCTTAG CGACAATAAAAAGGCCGATCTAACGTGGGAATGGTACTCCCGCCACGAAAACTCTCTCGTACGCGACCTCTTCGTCGGCCAGCTAAAGAGTACATTACGCTGTACCACCTGTGGCAATACGAGCGTCACCTTCGATCCGTTTTGGGATTTGAGTGTATCGTTGCCGTCATCGTCGCGTTGCAAGCTAGAATCTTGCCTCGATTTATTTATACGCGAAGAGGTATTGGATGGCGATGAAATGCCAACCTGTGCGAAATGTCGCCAACGAAGAAGATGTACGAAAAGCTTTACCATACAACGATTTCCCAAATACTTGGTTATAC ATTTGAAGCGTTTCTCGGAGACTCGTTGGAGCAAGTTGTCTAACATTGTCGAATTCCCGACTGGTGAACGAGAATTGAATATGGCCTCATACGGATCGAACCCCAATACGAATATATACTATTCACTGTATGCGATTTCAAATCATATGG GTTCAACCGCTGGTGGTCATTACGTGGCGTTGTGCAAACACCCGGTCTCAAGAAAGTGGCATGAGTTCAACGATAATAT TGTAAGCGATACGCTGTCCGAAAATAATCTAGTTTCATCCAGTGCCTATATACTGTTCTATGAGCGAGCGTAA
- the LOC128858334 gene encoding ubiquitin carboxyl-terminal hydrolase Usp2 isoform X4, with the protein MNSVIQCLSHTSELTKFLRTYNGSRSASSKDQQILQEFAKLIREMWTSNVHSVTPMDLKRAFSTKHRMYSDYNQQDAQEFLRFFLDSLHSALNSGVKGEHLKIDDNLSDNKKADLTWEWYSRHENSLVRDLFVGQLKSTLRCTTCGNTSVTFDPFWDLSVSLPSSSRCKLESCLDLFIREEVLDGDEMPTCAKCRQRRRCTKSFTIQRFPKYLVIHLKRFSETRWSKLSNIVEFPTGERELNMASYGSNPNTNIYYSLYAISNHMGSTAGGHYVALCKHPVSRKWHEFNDNIVSDTLSENNLVSSSAYILFYERA; encoded by the exons ATGAACTCTGTCATTCAGTGCCTGAGTCACACAAGCGAATTAACGAAATTCTTGCGAACATATAATGGCTCACGTTCCGCAAGTTCGAAGGATCAACAAATCTTGCAAG AGTTTGCTAAACTGATACGCGAGATGTGGACCAGCAATGTGCATAGTGTCACGCCAATGGACCTGAAGCGCGCATTTTCCACCAAACATCGCATGTACAGTGACTATAACCAGCAGGATGCACAGGAGTTTCTGCGTTTCTTTCTTGATTCCCTGCATAGCGCGCTCAATTCGGGTGTGAAAGGCGAACATTTGAAAATCGACGATAACCTTAG CGACAATAAAAAGGCCGATCTAACGTGGGAATGGTACTCCCGCCACGAAAACTCTCTCGTACGCGACCTCTTCGTCGGCCAGCTAAAGAGTACATTACGCTGTACCACCTGTGGCAATACGAGCGTCACCTTCGATCCGTTTTGGGATTTGAGTGTATCGTTGCCGTCATCGTCGCGTTGCAAGCTAGAATCTTGCCTCGATTTATTTATACGCGAAGAGGTATTGGATGGCGATGAAATGCCAACCTGTGCGAAATGTCGCCAACGAAGAAGATGTACGAAAAGCTTTACCATACAACGATTTCCCAAATACTTGGTTATAC ATTTGAAGCGTTTCTCGGAGACTCGTTGGAGCAAGTTGTCTAACATTGTCGAATTCCCGACTGGTGAACGAGAATTGAATATGGCCTCATACGGATCGAACCCCAATACGAATATATACTATTCACTGTATGCGATTTCAAATCATATGG GTTCAACCGCTGGTGGTCATTACGTGGCGTTGTGCAAACACCCGGTCTCAAGAAAGTGGCATGAGTTCAACGATAATAT TGTAAGCGATACGCTGTCCGAAAATAATCTAGTTTCATCCAGTGCCTATATACTGTTCTATGAGCGAGCGTAA
- the LOC128858334 gene encoding ubiquitin carboxyl-terminal hydrolase Usp2 isoform X3 translates to MPVISPRRSSTSNSGSLYGTSSTTGSAGVGTAGAYSSASSYLNRAGSLSKTSTPSSSLWSSSSPSGTSKYTPNYYSSYFGSNTSSYSPRTASQRNSLSSLYLSGGSSGLGTYRSSPSYLSAGSNDTITSSRYGIRSTALRSIPPPPPSPTASRYWDRDSRTTTSSALSSSPSSTTNYIDDVSKSKSSDENSEGLCGLRNIGNTCFMNSVIQCLSHTSELTKFLRTYNGSRSASSKDQQILQEFAKLIREMWTSNVHSVTPMDLKRAFSTKHRMYSDYNQQDAQEFLRFFLDSLHSALNSGVKGEHLKIDDNLSDNKKADLTWEWYSRHENSLVRDLFVGQLKSTLRCTTCGNTSVTFDPFWDLSVSLPSSSRCKLESCLDLFIREEVLDGDEMPTCAKCRQRRRCTKSFTIQRFPKYLVIHLKRFSETRWSKLSNIVEFPTGERELNMASYGSNPNTNIYYSLYAISNHMGSTAGGHYVALCKHPVSRKWHEFNDNIVSDTLSENNLVSSSAYILFYERA, encoded by the exons ATGCCTGTGATTTCGCCACGCAGATCATCTACATCGAACAGTGGCAGTCTATACGGCACATCGTCCACAACTGGCAGTGCAGGCGTCGGTACAGCCGGTGCATACAGTAGTGCTTCGTCGTATTTGAATCGTGCAGGCAGTTTGTCGAAGACCTCTACGCCAAGCAGCTCATTGTGGTCTTCGTCGTCACCGTCTGGAACATCGAAATACACACCGAACTACTATAGTTCATATTTTGGCTCGAATACATCATCTTACTCGCCACGAACAGCGTCACAACGCAACTCCCTGTCGTCTTTGTACCTGAGCGGTGGCTCCTCTGGATTGGGAACCTATCGCAGTAGTCCATCGTATTTGTCAGCCGGTAGCAATGATACAATTACATCCAGTCGATATGGA ATTCGCAGCACAGCCCTCAGGAGTATACCTCCACCGCCACCGTCGCCTACAGCATCACGTTATTGGGACCGTGATAGTCGCACAACAACATCATCTGCGCTCTCCTCGTCCCCATCGTCGACGACCAATTACATAGACGATGTGAGCAAGTCGAAGTCGAGCGATGAAAATAGCGAAG GTTTGTGCGGGCTGAGAAATATCGGAAATACTTGTTTTATGAACTCTGTCATTCAGTGCCTGAGTCACACAAGCGAATTAACGAAATTCTTGCGAACATATAATGGCTCACGTTCCGCAAGTTCGAAGGATCAACAAATCTTGCAAG AGTTTGCTAAACTGATACGCGAGATGTGGACCAGCAATGTGCATAGTGTCACGCCAATGGACCTGAAGCGCGCATTTTCCACCAAACATCGCATGTACAGTGACTATAACCAGCAGGATGCACAGGAGTTTCTGCGTTTCTTTCTTGATTCCCTGCATAGCGCGCTCAATTCGGGTGTGAAAGGCGAACATTTGAAAATCGACGATAACCTTAG CGACAATAAAAAGGCCGATCTAACGTGGGAATGGTACTCCCGCCACGAAAACTCTCTCGTACGCGACCTCTTCGTCGGCCAGCTAAAGAGTACATTACGCTGTACCACCTGTGGCAATACGAGCGTCACCTTCGATCCGTTTTGGGATTTGAGTGTATCGTTGCCGTCATCGTCGCGTTGCAAGCTAGAATCTTGCCTCGATTTATTTATACGCGAAGAGGTATTGGATGGCGATGAAATGCCAACCTGTGCGAAATGTCGCCAACGAAGAAGATGTACGAAAAGCTTTACCATACAACGATTTCCCAAATACTTGGTTATAC ATTTGAAGCGTTTCTCGGAGACTCGTTGGAGCAAGTTGTCTAACATTGTCGAATTCCCGACTGGTGAACGAGAATTGAATATGGCCTCATACGGATCGAACCCCAATACGAATATATACTATTCACTGTATGCGATTTCAAATCATATGG GTTCAACCGCTGGTGGTCATTACGTGGCGTTGTGCAAACACCCGGTCTCAAGAAAGTGGCATGAGTTCAACGATAATAT TGTAAGCGATACGCTGTCCGAAAATAATCTAGTTTCATCCAGTGCCTATATACTGTTCTATGAGCGAGCGTAA
- the LOC128858334 gene encoding ubiquitin carboxyl-terminal hydrolase Usp2 isoform X1, translating to MIDINKIANSFEKFPSLKQKCGDHAAVSVQQQQKQQLTNSNNITHKAVAAGTEPKAAAKNLKLSIKNTKTTTNTNTSIAKGKAEADRKFPLLGRRAASVSSTRNIKGGNNNSNSNNNGHNKTNNSYDNNPVRAANKPFFLVPQFQDQNFLKEECELAHAQVAPPNEQKRQHHKSGVPAIDRVTVHDGELNNIKNNNNTNISNHNRLNSVDLAKVNNNINIRSNNSYSINCIIGGNSRPKTATAALAAVTTNGMRRSGGVTANPSVNISQHHHHHVSSASASAAVATTTTTATVASTLNATSSKSAAIDTTVHKVDIVFNNRLQNQSNGSGRFIASKSPKQAQQHMFNVSRPLTSTTLIATTTARTTPTTTTVGGGVSAVPATKLSNGQIKLVRPLVHRTIPSTAVAVVNAAATRDNVNAYSNKLFNSYGSNSNRFSNNNNNNNNNGVGVVGNVNVNVNGSNNNICSNSTGGSANGVNGMQHTLEHDDIKYIDSDDAPTTMAHASAATATTTTSGGAQSERKTQLRCEQLCCQHTNSATPATATLASAGGSGSGSGGAPLKSRMRPKSTIICSTSNLVFEKINNYKYANGSAGGGGSSAAKFVAEAAAARRHELRHSIDSNSIRASIEKFDSFSEHKRTGVDQVTLRSHGGSGSTSNLQHHRHSGSEFDHATGSGSLLRLAQSGGGSLTRAPYRTVSPSPASACKVTATMHGPALAACSTGSSSSSTRTMNSSSCASSTNSLPMKSVGSVVAGTTTAAAVATNRHQEVSLLRTSERTAPTALLHNKDAAPPTKQAEAKMMNGDVKKCANAETNGVCDGAAGDVESIRSTALRSIPPPPPSPTASRYWDRDSRTTTSSALSSSPSSTTNYIDDVSKSKSSDENSEGLCGLRNIGNTCFMNSVIQCLSHTSELTKFLRTYNGSRSASSKDQQILQEFAKLIREMWTSNVHSVTPMDLKRAFSTKHRMYSDYNQQDAQEFLRFFLDSLHSALNSGVKGEHLKIDDNLSDNKKADLTWEWYSRHENSLVRDLFVGQLKSTLRCTTCGNTSVTFDPFWDLSVSLPSSSRCKLESCLDLFIREEVLDGDEMPTCAKCRQRRRCTKSFTIQRFPKYLVIHLKRFSETRWSKLSNIVEFPTGERELNMASYGSNPNTNIYYSLYAISNHMGSTAGGHYVALCKHPVSRKWHEFNDNIVSDTLSENNLVSSSAYILFYERA from the exons ATGatagatattaataaaatagcaaacagttttgaaaaatttccatCGCTCAAACAAAAATGTGGTGACCATGCTGCTGTATCagtgcagcagcaacaaaaacaacaactgacCAACTCCAATAATATCACCCACAAAGCAGTAGCAGCAGGAACGGAACCAAAAGCCGCAGCTAAAAACTtgaaattatcaattaaaaacaccaaaacaacaacaaatactaaTACATCCATTGCAAAGGGCAAGGCGGAAGCAGACCGGAAATTTCCCCTTCTTGGTAGGCGTGCTGCTTCCGTCAGCAGCACGCGCAACATCAAAGGCggcaataataatagtaatagcaacaacaacggcCACAATAAAACTAATAATAGCTACGACAACAATCCGGTGCGCGCCGCCAATAAGCCGTTCTTTCTGGTACCGCAATTCCAAGatcaaaactttttgaaggaGGAATGTGAATTGGCACATGCGCAAGTTGCACCACCAAACGAACAGAAGCGGCAACATCATAAAAGTGGCGTACCGGCCATTGATCGTGTAACTGTACACGACGGCGaacttaataatataaaaaacaacaacaataccaatATTAGTAATCACAATAGGTTGAACAGCGTCGACTTGGCCAAAGTTAATAACAACATCAACATCCGCAGCAACAATTCCTATTCTATAAACTGCATTATCGGTGGCAATAGTcgaccaaaaacagcaacagcagcgttGGCGGCGGTAACAACTAATGGCATGCGACGCAGCGGTGGCGTCACCGCCAACCCTAGCGTCAACATCAGCCAGCATCATCACCATCACGTCAGCTCAGCGTCTGCGTCAGCGGCGGTGGCGACAACAACGACGACGGCGACGGTGGCGTCGACACTAAATGCCACTTCGTCAAAAAGTGCCGCAATTGATACCACCGTCCACAAGGTCGACATTGTTTTCAATAATCGGCTGCAGAATCAATCGAACGGCAGTGGCCGTTTTATTGCGTCCAAAAGTCCGAAACAGGCGCAGCAGCATATGTTCAATGTTTCGCGTCCGCTCACCAGTACAACACTAATCGCTACAACAACAGCGCGCACAACACCAACAACCACCACAGTTGGTGGTGGCGTATCTGCGGTGCCAGCGACTAAGCTAAGTAACGGCCAAATTAAATTGGTGCGTCCGCTAGTGCACCGCACCATTCCATCGACTGCGGTGGCTGTTGTGAACGCCGCGGCAACGCGCGACAACGTAAACGCTTACTCCAATAAGCTGTTCAATAGTTACGGAAGCAACAGCAATCGTTttagcaataataacaataataataataacaacggCGTTGGCGTCGTCGGTAACGTCAACGTGAACGTCAACGGcagcaataataatatttgtagCAATAGCACAGGAGGTAGTGCCAACGGTGTCAACGGCATGCAGCATACGCTAGAGCACGACGATATTAAGTATATAGATAGCGATGACGCGCCGACTACGATGGCACATGCTTCCGCAGCCACTGCCACTACAACCACAAGCGGTGGCGCGCAGTCGGAGCGGAAAACGCAACTGCGTTGTGAGCAGTTGTGTTGTCAGCATACCAATAGCGCGACGCCTGCAACAGCCACGCTTGCAAGTGCTGGTGGTAGTGGTAGTGGCAGTGGTGGTGCGCCACTCAAGTCGCGCATGCGTCCTAAATCGACCATTATATGTTCAACAAGCAATCTCGTTTTCGAGAAAATCAACAACTACAAGTATGCCAACGGCAGCGCTGGCGGTGGCGGCAGTAGTGCGGCCAAGTTTGTCGCCGAAGCAGCTGCAGCGCGCCGGCATGAGCTCCGGCACAGCATCGATTCAAATAGTATCAGGGCCTCCATAGAGAAGTTCGACAGTTTTAGCGAGCATAAACGCACTGGAGTCGATCAAGTGACTCTGCGCTCACATGGTGGCAGCGGTAGTACCAGTAATTTACAGCATCACCGCCATAGCGGCAGCGAATTTGATCACGCCACCGGTAGCGGCAGTTTACTGAGACTAGCGCAAAGCGGTGGTGGTTCGTTAACAAGAGCGCCCTACCGTACGGTGTCGCCTTCGCCAGCATCAGCCTGTAAAGTAACTGCCACAATGCATGGACCGGCGTTGGCGGCCTGTTCGACTGGGTCGTCTTCATCGTCCACACGCACCATGAATAGTAGTAGCTGCGCCAGCAGCACTAATAGCTTGCCAATGAAAAGTGTTGGGAGTGTTGTTGCTGGCACAACCACAGCTGCTGCCGTTGCCACCAATCGTCATCAAGAAGTGTCGCTTTTGCGTACGTCGGAACGCACCGCTCCTACCGCGTTGTTGCATAACAAAGATGCAGCGCCACCAACAAAGCAGGCGGAGGCGAAAATGATGAATGGCGATGTGAAGAAGTGTGCGAACGCGGAGACGAACGGTGTGTGCGATGGCGCCGCCGGAGATGTCGAAAGT ATTCGCAGCACAGCCCTCAGGAGTATACCTCCACCGCCACCGTCGCCTACAGCATCACGTTATTGGGACCGTGATAGTCGCACAACAACATCATCTGCGCTCTCCTCGTCCCCATCGTCGACGACCAATTACATAGACGATGTGAGCAAGTCGAAGTCGAGCGATGAAAATAGCGAAG GTTTGTGCGGGCTGAGAAATATCGGAAATACTTGTTTTATGAACTCTGTCATTCAGTGCCTGAGTCACACAAGCGAATTAACGAAATTCTTGCGAACATATAATGGCTCACGTTCCGCAAGTTCGAAGGATCAACAAATCTTGCAAG AGTTTGCTAAACTGATACGCGAGATGTGGACCAGCAATGTGCATAGTGTCACGCCAATGGACCTGAAGCGCGCATTTTCCACCAAACATCGCATGTACAGTGACTATAACCAGCAGGATGCACAGGAGTTTCTGCGTTTCTTTCTTGATTCCCTGCATAGCGCGCTCAATTCGGGTGTGAAAGGCGAACATTTGAAAATCGACGATAACCTTAG CGACAATAAAAAGGCCGATCTAACGTGGGAATGGTACTCCCGCCACGAAAACTCTCTCGTACGCGACCTCTTCGTCGGCCAGCTAAAGAGTACATTACGCTGTACCACCTGTGGCAATACGAGCGTCACCTTCGATCCGTTTTGGGATTTGAGTGTATCGTTGCCGTCATCGTCGCGTTGCAAGCTAGAATCTTGCCTCGATTTATTTATACGCGAAGAGGTATTGGATGGCGATGAAATGCCAACCTGTGCGAAATGTCGCCAACGAAGAAGATGTACGAAAAGCTTTACCATACAACGATTTCCCAAATACTTGGTTATAC ATTTGAAGCGTTTCTCGGAGACTCGTTGGAGCAAGTTGTCTAACATTGTCGAATTCCCGACTGGTGAACGAGAATTGAATATGGCCTCATACGGATCGAACCCCAATACGAATATATACTATTCACTGTATGCGATTTCAAATCATATGG GTTCAACCGCTGGTGGTCATTACGTGGCGTTGTGCAAACACCCGGTCTCAAGAAAGTGGCATGAGTTCAACGATAATAT TGTAAGCGATACGCTGTCCGAAAATAATCTAGTTTCATCCAGTGCCTATATACTGTTCTATGAGCGAGCGTAA